The Edaphobacter sp. 12200R-103 genome contains a region encoding:
- a CDS encoding HpcH/HpaI aldolase/citrate lyase family protein → MNRLHHAIEAADGKPLLGAALYFHDPIFLEIAAHMGFKVIWIEMEHAAISFEQAADLCRMAAGTGMLTMIRIPDARRESVLKAAECGPDMIDIPMADSPELVAELVRYARFAPLGARGFFSVSRALKYGIVGSVPEEQQKLNEELALLAQIETKEALANIEEIAAIPNVDIFIGPADLAASLGYPGKTNHPKVLEAAEKIVRVARKHGKKIVTACGASDFIHWTRLGIDLLFCTNDIVCLKAGAQLALNSAAEAIEQAGAERVLQTSTRN, encoded by the coding sequence ATGAATCGTTTGCACCATGCTATCGAAGCCGCTGATGGAAAGCCGCTGCTCGGAGCTGCCTTGTATTTTCACGATCCCATCTTTCTGGAGATTGCGGCCCACATGGGCTTCAAGGTGATCTGGATCGAGATGGAGCATGCAGCCATCTCGTTTGAGCAGGCGGCAGATCTATGCCGGATGGCGGCAGGCACGGGGATGCTGACGATGATACGGATTCCGGATGCGCGCCGGGAGAGCGTATTGAAGGCGGCCGAGTGCGGCCCGGACATGATCGATATCCCGATGGCAGATTCTCCGGAGCTTGTGGCCGAGCTGGTGCGGTATGCGCGTTTTGCTCCTCTGGGCGCGCGTGGATTCTTCAGCGTGTCGAGGGCTTTGAAGTATGGCATCGTCGGCAGTGTGCCGGAGGAGCAGCAGAAGCTGAACGAGGAGCTTGCTCTGTTGGCGCAGATCGAGACGAAGGAAGCTCTCGCCAACATCGAAGAGATCGCCGCGATTCCCAACGTCGATATCTTCATCGGCCCGGCGGATCTGGCTGCAAGTCTTGGATATCCGGGAAAGACGAATCATCCGAAGGTTTTGGAAGCCGCGGAAAAGATTGTGCGAGTGGCACGCAAGCACGGCAAGAAAATCGTTACGGCATGTGGAGCTTCGGACTTTATTCACTGGACAAGGCTGGGAATCGATCTGCTGTTCTGCACGAACGATATCGTTTGCCTCAAGGCGGGTGCCCAGCTTGCACTAAATAGCGCGGCCGAAGCCATTGAGCAGGCAGGGGCAGAGCGGGTTCTGCAGACCAGTACGAGGAACTGA
- the pdxA gene encoding 4-hydroxythreonine-4-phosphate dehydrogenase PdxA, producing the protein MSTRIPKIAVTLGDPAGVGGEVILKALADPEIAASAELVVVGDRIAIDAAERSTGAKFDTLGVKLRECGVLAAGLPVVYGALRAEYGRAAVRYVHDATMMCLNNDVDAMVTAPLNKEAVTLNGMQFSGHTEYIAELCGVKGSRMLLAGTKLSVIHVSTHVSLKQACNLNTDRIVDTIELGNEAMKLLGKAKPRIAVCGLNPHAGEHGLFGTEDEEFIRPAVETCRARGIECEGPVAPDTIFFKAARGSHDLIVAMYHDQGHIPMKLLDFEATVNVSLGIPIIRTSVDHGTAFDIAGKNLASEANMKAAIRMAVTMAQHRLLQTAQA; encoded by the coding sequence GTGAGTACGCGTATTCCGAAGATAGCTGTAACACTGGGTGATCCTGCCGGAGTGGGTGGCGAGGTGATCCTGAAGGCGCTCGCGGATCCTGAGATTGCAGCGTCGGCAGAGCTGGTCGTCGTGGGCGACCGGATCGCAATCGACGCCGCTGAGCGCAGTACCGGAGCTAAGTTCGACACCCTTGGTGTGAAGCTGCGCGAGTGTGGGGTACTCGCTGCCGGTCTGCCAGTCGTCTATGGGGCGTTGCGCGCCGAGTATGGAAGAGCTGCGGTGCGGTACGTCCACGATGCAACGATGATGTGTCTGAACAACGACGTGGATGCGATGGTGACGGCGCCGCTGAATAAAGAGGCCGTGACGCTGAATGGAATGCAGTTCTCCGGACATACCGAATACATTGCGGAGCTATGCGGCGTAAAGGGTTCGCGCATGCTGTTGGCAGGAACGAAGCTGAGCGTCATTCATGTTTCAACTCACGTGAGTCTGAAACAGGCCTGCAACCTGAACACGGACCGCATCGTGGACACCATTGAGTTGGGCAATGAGGCGATGAAGCTGCTGGGAAAGGCGAAGCCTCGCATTGCGGTGTGTGGTCTCAATCCCCATGCGGGTGAGCATGGACTCTTCGGGACAGAGGACGAGGAGTTTATACGCCCTGCGGTCGAAACGTGCAGGGCGCGTGGAATTGAGTGCGAAGGTCCCGTGGCTCCGGACACCATCTTCTTCAAGGCTGCGCGAGGATCGCACGATCTGATTGTGGCGATGTACCACGACCAGGGACATATCCCGATGAAGCTGCTGGACTTTGAGGCGACGGTGAATGTGTCGCTGGGAATCCCGATCATCCGTACGTCCGTCGATCACGGAACGGCGTTTGATATTGCAGGGAAGAACCTTGCGAGCGAAGCGAATATGAAGGCGGCAATTCGCATGGCAGTGACGATGGCGCAGCATCGTCTTCTTCAGACGGCACAGGCGTAA
- a CDS encoding iron-containing alcohol dehydrogenase: MRTITFLQPDRLVFGSGCLEDCFEYLSARSDRKLYIVGSGSLRRQIEDLSERLGRKGCAVTLDFSIRSEPTIEMFERSLNDARASAATCFVGIGGGSVIDVAKLLAAFVQNEQKVPETFGIGLLRGRRAHLVCVPTTAGTGGEVSPNAILLDKDAKLKKGVISPYLVPDAVFIDPSLTCSVPSGVTAATGLDTLTHCIEAYTNKFAHPLVDLYALEGVRLCAAYLVRAVKNGDDLDAREGMARASLYGGLCLGPVNTAAVHALAYPLGGEFHLAHGVSNAVLLSTVFRFNMEASPERHAAVSIALGAKPAANDRETALAGAERLSALVAECGVSTDLASYGLSPDAIPRMAASAATVVRLLRNNPRELTVSDMESLYRQCFATA; this comes from the coding sequence ATGCGCACGATCACCTTTCTTCAACCGGATCGGCTCGTCTTTGGCTCGGGATGCCTTGAGGATTGTTTCGAATATCTCTCTGCGCGATCGGACAGAAAGCTTTATATCGTCGGGTCGGGATCCCTTCGACGGCAGATCGAAGATCTGAGCGAACGCCTGGGGCGAAAGGGTTGTGCCGTCACGCTGGACTTCAGCATCCGGAGCGAGCCGACAATCGAGATGTTCGAGCGATCGTTGAATGACGCGCGAGCAAGCGCAGCAACGTGTTTTGTCGGTATCGGCGGCGGAAGCGTGATTGATGTAGCCAAGCTGCTGGCAGCGTTTGTTCAAAATGAGCAGAAGGTGCCGGAGACCTTCGGGATCGGGCTGCTGCGGGGGCGGCGGGCGCATCTGGTCTGTGTCCCGACGACGGCCGGAACGGGTGGCGAAGTTTCACCGAACGCCATTCTTCTGGACAAGGACGCAAAGCTGAAGAAAGGTGTAATCAGCCCATATCTCGTTCCGGATGCCGTATTCATCGATCCGTCATTGACCTGCAGCGTGCCTTCGGGAGTGACTGCAGCCACCGGATTGGACACGCTGACGCATTGCATTGAAGCCTATACCAATAAGTTCGCGCATCCGCTGGTGGACCTCTACGCTCTCGAAGGCGTGCGGCTGTGTGCAGCGTATCTGGTTCGCGCGGTTAAGAATGGGGATGACCTGGATGCGCGCGAAGGGATGGCGCGGGCAAGTCTCTACGGAGGACTATGTCTGGGACCGGTGAACACGGCCGCAGTGCATGCGTTGGCGTATCCGCTGGGCGGGGAGTTCCATCTCGCTCATGGCGTCTCCAACGCGGTCCTGCTGTCCACGGTCTTTCGCTTCAATATGGAGGCTTCGCCGGAACGTCATGCTGCCGTCTCCATTGCGCTCGGGGCTAAGCCTGCGGCCAACGATCGTGAGACGGCACTTGCCGGGGCGGAGCGTCTAAGTGCTCTGGTTGCCGAATGCGGCGTTTCGACAGATCTCGCGAGCTACGGCCTTTCGCCCGATGCTATTCCTCGCATGGCGGCCAGCGCGGCGACGGTGGTTCGACTATTGCGAAACAATCCAAGGGAGCTGACAGTTTCCGATATGGAATCACTCTATCGTCAGTGTTTCGCAACTGCCTGA
- a CDS encoding sodium:solute symporter, producing the protein MRILDLLVVAGYMACLVGIGIRFARRQKTTDDYFLANRSIPGWAMGLSLLATIITSVTFIAYPGSAYAGDWSLLIPGFMFVVVLILAGSVIIPFFRHVVRMSAYEYFGMRFGRGVRLYSSFAFAIGHFSKMGFVFYLLALTLGSMTGWPVDRVIVLTAIITILYTLLGGVEAVVWSDVVQGFVLWAGILVSIGFLLFLPHQGAGAVLADAWNHGKMGLGSTALRFDKPTVIVLVIYGFFFYVQKYTADQSVVQRYLIAKSDRSALKGITLGAVLCVPVWTAFMLIGSLLWSFYRLTGEKLPLSIHKSDQIFPHFLVTHIPPGLAGLFTAALLGSATAMLASDMNCLSVIGVEDFYASVRPRSDDRQRLLVGRIIVAASGLAAAGVALKLAHSPGGALSLYYTITAIVAGGLAGLFLLAFLVRRATRQGAIAGIVASLIVTAWATVTQGGKMLDMGRFNFPWHDYMIGAIGHVVLFVFGVAFSYLLPGSPLAPDLTLQGWRRERAQSPAAAEVIGR; encoded by the coding sequence ATGCGGATTCTGGATTTACTGGTCGTCGCGGGATACATGGCGTGCCTCGTCGGCATCGGGATTCGCTTTGCGCGAAGACAGAAGACGACGGACGACTACTTCCTTGCGAACCGTTCCATTCCCGGCTGGGCGATGGGGCTGTCGCTGCTTGCGACCATTATTACCAGCGTTACATTTATCGCCTATCCGGGTTCGGCATATGCGGGCGACTGGTCGCTGCTGATTCCAGGATTCATGTTTGTCGTGGTCCTGATCCTGGCGGGTTCAGTCATCATTCCGTTCTTCCGGCATGTGGTTCGGATGAGCGCGTATGAGTACTTCGGGATGCGTTTCGGAAGAGGCGTGCGGCTGTATTCGTCCTTTGCGTTTGCCATTGGACACTTCTCGAAGATGGGATTCGTGTTTTATCTGCTGGCGCTCACGCTGGGCAGTATGACGGGCTGGCCGGTGGATCGTGTGATCGTGTTGACGGCGATCATCACCATTCTCTACACGCTGCTGGGTGGTGTGGAGGCGGTCGTGTGGAGCGATGTCGTCCAGGGTTTCGTTCTCTGGGCGGGCATTCTGGTCTCGATCGGGTTTCTGCTCTTTTTACCGCACCAGGGCGCGGGCGCCGTACTGGCGGATGCATGGAATCACGGCAAGATGGGCTTGGGGAGCACGGCTCTGCGATTCGATAAGCCGACCGTGATCGTGCTGGTGATCTACGGATTTTTCTTCTATGTGCAGAAGTACACGGCCGACCAGTCGGTCGTGCAGCGTTACCTGATTGCAAAGTCAGACCGGAGCGCTCTGAAAGGAATCACCCTTGGAGCTGTTCTGTGCGTTCCCGTTTGGACAGCATTCATGCTGATCGGCAGCCTGTTGTGGAGCTTTTATCGCCTGACCGGAGAGAAGCTGCCTTTGAGCATTCACAAGTCCGACCAGATATTCCCGCACTTTCTGGTCACGCACATTCCGCCGGGATTGGCCGGATTGTTCACGGCGGCTCTGCTGGGCTCCGCGACGGCGATGCTGGCATCAGACATGAACTGTCTTTCGGTGATAGGCGTCGAGGATTTTTACGCATCTGTGCGTCCGCGGAGCGATGACCGTCAGCGCCTGTTGGTAGGTCGCATCATCGTAGCGGCCAGCGGTCTGGCTGCAGCGGGTGTGGCCCTTAAGTTGGCGCACAGCCCGGGTGGCGCTCTCTCGCTCTACTACACCATCACTGCCATCGTCGCGGGCGGGCTTGCCGGACTCTTCCTTCTCGCCTTCCTGGTGCGACGTGCCACACGTCAGGGAGCCATTGCAGGAATCGTGGCCAGCCTGATCGTTACTGCCTGGGCGACGGTAACGCAGGGCGGAAAGATGCTGGATATGGGCCGATTCAACTTTCCATGGCACGACTACATGATTGGAGCGATTGGGCACGTCGTGCTCTTCGTCTTTGGCGTTGCTTTCAGTTATCTCCTTCCAGGTTCTCCTCTTGCTCCCGACCTCACTCTTCAGGGCTGGCGGCGGGAGAGAGCGCAGTCGCCGGCTGCCGCCGAAGTAATCGGGCGCTGA
- a CDS encoding TetR/AcrR family transcriptional regulator, which translates to MRQINKECLTGPEPLAGESRGRGRHRSVEAEEAILKAALRLLEKKPLRKVTADEIAQEAGVSKATIYKWWPNKSLVALDAFLARMTEEVPMPDTGSAEQDFKQQLQSVVTFYNSPLGRLFSQFIAEGQSDSQFLVRFQERFLYPRRNAALVMWRRGVERGEIRSDIDPEMVLDLMYGPMIFRLLAGHGSLSSAESAAMVETIFTGIGCSDPDRSNGGSSQHQLDLRTS; encoded by the coding sequence TTGCGACAGATCAACAAGGAATGCCTGACCGGACCGGAGCCGCTCGCGGGCGAGTCCAGAGGCCGGGGCCGTCATAGGAGCGTTGAGGCCGAGGAGGCCATTCTAAAGGCGGCCCTTCGCCTTCTCGAAAAGAAACCGCTGCGGAAGGTCACGGCGGACGAGATCGCCCAGGAGGCGGGCGTCAGCAAGGCGACTATCTACAAATGGTGGCCCAATAAGAGCTTGGTGGCGCTCGATGCCTTTCTCGCCCGGATGACGGAAGAGGTCCCCATGCCGGATACCGGTTCGGCCGAGCAGGACTTTAAGCAGCAACTGCAATCGGTGGTGACCTTTTACAACTCCCCTCTCGGGCGGCTGTTCAGCCAGTTTATTGCCGAGGGGCAGAGCGATTCCCAGTTTCTCGTGCGCTTTCAGGAGCGTTTTCTGTATCCCCGGAGGAACGCCGCGCTGGTTATGTGGCGTCGCGGGGTGGAGCGGGGAGAGATTCGGAGTGATATCGACCCCGAGATGGTGCTCGACCTGATGTACGGTCCCATGATCTTTCGGCTTCTTGCCGGACACGGCTCGCTCAGCAGTGCGGAATCGGCTGCGATGGTAGAGACTATATTTACCGGCATTGGGTGCTCTGACCCTGATCGCTCCAACGGTGGTTCCAGCCAGCATCAGCTTGATTTGCGAACATCTTGA
- a CDS encoding four-carbon acid sugar kinase family protein, translating into MKPIDACQSNGVRYFIVADDLTGACDSAVAFAGRGLEVEVPLRSDGNPSSSGVFAVSTESRDIPEVTAMERVRTALSKAPAASEIFKKIDSVFRGNTFAEVRAAAEFFPAELVVMSPAYPALGRTVKDGVLHVEGGAQKHAVNLWEGLRRSGIGDPVLLPDGVPQEKLVAGMREAMKAKSRLVLCDAEKEQDLQSAARAARSLGCRVLWVGSGGLAHALAHDLPQSGERWMEEERDGCVVFFIGSDHAVTKKQVAALKQAAEVGEFAVEACTSRTFQEHVLVLKVSRGITTEQQIQQALSSTGDKGIRCCLLTGGDTAALVLRASGVRSLHLTGEFAPGLPYGVANGGVLDGVPVILKSGGFGREDVLCQIVDRFTGRREFV; encoded by the coding sequence ATGAAGCCGATCGATGCATGCCAGTCCAATGGGGTTCGTTACTTCATCGTCGCGGACGATCTGACCGGCGCCTGCGATTCCGCGGTGGCTTTTGCCGGACGTGGGCTTGAAGTAGAGGTTCCACTGCGGTCAGACGGCAATCCGTCCTCCAGCGGTGTATTCGCAGTCAGCACAGAGAGTCGGGATATCCCCGAGGTGACTGCAATGGAACGGGTCCGGACAGCCCTGTCGAAGGCTCCAGCGGCGAGCGAGATCTTTAAAAAAATTGATTCCGTTTTTCGTGGAAATACATTCGCGGAGGTTCGTGCAGCAGCCGAGTTTTTCCCGGCGGAGTTGGTGGTGATGAGCCCGGCGTATCCCGCACTGGGCAGGACCGTGAAAGATGGTGTTCTGCACGTTGAAGGTGGAGCGCAGAAGCATGCTGTCAATCTATGGGAAGGACTGCGCCGTTCTGGAATAGGCGATCCGGTGTTATTACCGGATGGCGTCCCGCAGGAGAAGCTGGTCGCTGGGATGCGTGAAGCGATGAAGGCGAAGTCGCGGCTCGTCCTTTGCGATGCTGAAAAAGAGCAGGATCTGCAATCGGCAGCCCGGGCGGCGCGCAGTCTGGGCTGCAGGGTTTTGTGGGTGGGCTCCGGAGGCCTCGCTCACGCTTTGGCGCATGATCTGCCGCAGAGCGGGGAGCGGTGGATGGAAGAGGAGCGGGATGGTTGCGTGGTGTTCTTTATTGGCAGCGACCACGCCGTTACAAAGAAGCAGGTCGCGGCCCTCAAACAGGCCGCAGAGGTGGGTGAGTTTGCCGTGGAAGCCTGCACGAGCCGGACATTTCAGGAACATGTTCTGGTTCTGAAGGTGTCACGAGGCATTACGACAGAGCAGCAGATACAGCAGGCGTTGAGCAGTACAGGTGATAAAGGCATTCGCTGCTGTCTGCTAACTGGGGGAGACACGGCGGCGTTGGTCCTTCGTGCGTCAGGTGTTCGTTCGCTGCATCTGACAGGCGAATTTGCTCCGGGGCTTCCTTATGGGGTGGCGAACGGTGGAGTTCTGGACGGTGTTCCGGTGATTCTGAAATCGGGCGGTTTTGGCAGAGAGGACGTTCTCTGTCAGATCGTGGACCGATTTACAGGCAGAAGGGAGTTTGTGTGA
- a CDS encoding efflux RND transporter permease subunit, which produces MWIVRLALRRPYTFVVLSLLLFIIGPIVVIRTPVDIFPNIDIPVVSIVWNYAGLSPEQLSYRIVLPFERGLTTTVNDIEHIESQTLNGVSVIKVFFQPNVNISQAVAQVTAISQTALRQYPEGTTPPLIIQYSASSVPVLQLGLSGKGLTEQQLNDYGQSFIRTQLATVQGASIPYPYGGKQRQVQVDIDTQKLQSFGLSPSDVVNAISAQNIILPAGDVKIGHFDYQVETNSAPTSIAALNNLPIKTVNGATIYVHDIGNVRDGFPPQTNIVRVDGQRASLLTILKTGKYSTLDIISNVRKQLPSIAAQLPTSFRMEPISDQSIFVRGAITGVVREALIAACLTAAMILLFLGSWRSTLIIAISIPLSVICSLLMLAALGETINIMTLGGLALAVGILVDDATVEIENINRNLEEGKEVEQAILDGAAQIAIPAFVSTLSICIVFVPMFFLGGVARYLFVPLAEAVVFAMLASYFLSRTIVPTMAKYLLKGHEHDAAEKASKSWNPFVRFQLIFERYFERLRSWYYGVLNLCLQHRAVFLFSIVAFWVASIAILYPWLGQDFFPSVDGGQFKLHVRAHTGTRIEDTAALCDRIEDIIRQEIPASELGTIIDNVGIPYSGINLSYSNSAPVGTADADILVSLGEKHRPTAEYMRSLREKLAEKFPGTTFYYLPTDIVSQILNFGLPAQIDVQFIGSELEKNRALAEQVMQQISHVSGTTDLRIQQPFNLPIWTINVDRTRAQQVGYSQRDVAGNVLTALSGSFQTSPTFYLNPQNQVSYHIAVQTPQYGVRSLQDLQNFPLSSSTAQPQILGNLASIDRGAEQGTVSHYNARPVIDIYGAVEGTDLATVARKIDQIVKDNEGKLPRGTEVHVRGQIETMRTSFVGLVSGLLFSIVLVYALIVVNFQSWLDPFIIIAALPGALAGIVWILFLTGTHISVPALTGSIMCVGVATANSILVVSFAKEQMEAGMNSTQAALSAGFTRFRPVIMTALAMIIGMVPMALGLGDGGEQNAPLGRAVIGGLLLATFGTLTFVPTFFALMHRNDPPLTTVQDNGASEDYL; this is translated from the coding sequence ATGTGGATTGTCCGGCTTGCGCTTCGAAGGCCATACACGTTTGTCGTGTTATCGCTGCTTCTCTTTATCATTGGGCCGATTGTCGTTATTCGTACGCCGGTTGATATCTTTCCGAATATCGATATCCCCGTGGTATCGATTGTTTGGAACTACGCAGGTCTCTCACCGGAGCAGCTCAGTTACCGCATCGTTCTTCCTTTTGAGCGGGGCCTGACGACCACGGTAAATGACATTGAGCATATCGAGTCCCAGACGTTGAATGGCGTATCGGTCATCAAGGTCTTCTTTCAGCCGAACGTCAATATATCTCAGGCGGTGGCACAGGTTACGGCGATTTCGCAGACGGCATTGCGACAATACCCTGAGGGCACGACCCCTCCTCTTATTATCCAGTACAGTGCATCCAGCGTTCCCGTCCTGCAGCTGGGGCTTTCCGGAAAAGGACTGACCGAACAGCAGCTTAATGACTATGGGCAAAGCTTCATTCGCACTCAGCTCGCGACTGTCCAAGGCGCTTCAATTCCTTACCCTTATGGGGGGAAGCAGCGACAGGTCCAGGTCGATATCGACACGCAGAAGCTGCAGTCCTTTGGACTCTCCCCATCCGATGTCGTCAATGCCATCAGTGCTCAGAACATCATTCTTCCAGCCGGCGACGTAAAAATAGGTCACTTTGACTACCAGGTTGAAACCAACAGTGCTCCTACCTCCATCGCAGCGCTGAACAATCTTCCCATCAAAACGGTGAATGGGGCGACGATCTATGTCCACGATATCGGCAATGTGCGCGACGGGTTCCCGCCCCAGACCAATATTGTGCGGGTCGACGGGCAGCGTGCTTCTCTGCTCACAATTCTGAAGACCGGTAAGTATTCGACGCTGGACATCATCTCCAACGTCCGCAAACAGCTTCCCTCCATCGCGGCGCAGTTACCGACCTCCTTCCGCATGGAACCTATTTCCGACCAGTCGATCTTCGTGCGGGGCGCAATCACCGGAGTGGTTCGAGAGGCTTTGATCGCAGCCTGCCTTACGGCGGCGATGATCCTGCTCTTTCTAGGGAGCTGGCGCTCAACCCTGATCATCGCTATCTCGATCCCGCTTTCGGTCATCTGTTCGTTACTGATGCTTGCGGCTCTGGGTGAGACGATCAACATCATGACGCTTGGCGGACTGGCGCTGGCCGTCGGAATCCTGGTGGATGATGCGACCGTCGAGATTGAAAATATCAACCGCAACCTGGAAGAGGGCAAGGAGGTTGAACAGGCGATCCTTGATGGCGCGGCGCAGATTGCGATTCCGGCCTTCGTCTCTACCCTGTCGATCTGCATCGTCTTCGTCCCGATGTTCTTTCTCGGAGGGGTAGCGCGATACCTGTTTGTCCCTCTCGCCGAAGCCGTCGTCTTCGCCATGCTGGCCTCCTACTTCCTTTCGCGAACGATTGTTCCGACGATGGCCAAGTATCTGCTGAAAGGCCATGAGCACGACGCTGCGGAGAAGGCGAGTAAAAGCTGGAATCCATTTGTTCGCTTTCAGCTGATCTTCGAGCGCTATTTTGAAAGGTTGCGAAGTTGGTACTACGGTGTTCTAAATCTCTGTCTTCAGCATCGCGCCGTCTTTCTGTTTTCCATCGTGGCGTTCTGGGTTGCTTCGATTGCGATCCTCTATCCTTGGCTCGGACAGGACTTTTTTCCCTCGGTCGATGGAGGTCAGTTTAAGCTGCACGTGCGGGCCCATACGGGAACTCGAATCGAAGATACGGCGGCGCTCTGCGATCGGATTGAGGATATTATTCGGCAGGAGATCCCCGCCTCCGAACTGGGAACGATCATCGACAATGTTGGCATCCCTTATTCGGGTATCAATCTGTCGTACTCCAACTCGGCTCCTGTCGGAACTGCGGACGCCGATATTCTGGTTTCGCTCGGAGAGAAGCACCGGCCAACTGCGGAATACATGCGCAGCCTGCGCGAGAAGCTGGCGGAGAAGTTTCCGGGAACCACGTTCTACTATCTGCCGACGGATATTGTCAGCCAGATTCTGAACTTCGGTTTGCCTGCGCAGATCGACGTGCAATTTATAGGCTCGGAACTGGAGAAGAATCGCGCGCTGGCCGAGCAGGTGATGCAGCAGATCAGCCACGTCTCCGGTACGACCGATCTTCGTATTCAGCAACCATTCAATCTTCCGATATGGACGATCAATGTCGACCGGACGCGGGCGCAGCAGGTCGGTTATAGCCAGCGCGATGTCGCTGGAAACGTGCTGACCGCTTTGAGCGGAAGCTTTCAGACTTCCCCAACGTTTTATCTCAATCCGCAGAATCAGGTCAGTTATCATATTGCGGTCCAGACGCCGCAATATGGTGTCCGCAGTCTGCAGGACCTGCAGAACTTTCCTCTCTCATCCAGTACAGCCCAGCCCCAGATTCTGGGAAACCTGGCGTCTATCGATAGAGGCGCAGAACAGGGAACGGTAAGCCACTACAATGCCCGCCCTGTCATTGATATCTACGGTGCGGTGGAGGGGACTGATCTTGCAACAGTGGCACGGAAGATCGATCAAATCGTCAAAGATAATGAGGGAAAGCTTCCTCGTGGAACCGAGGTTCATGTGCGAGGGCAGATTGAGACAATGCGCACCTCGTTTGTGGGCCTGGTCTCCGGTCTGCTCTTCTCGATTGTTCTGGTCTATGCGCTGATCGTCGTGAACTTCCAGAGCTGGCTTGATCCGTTCATCATCATCGCAGCCCTTCCAGGCGCATTGGCCGGGATCGTATGGATTCTCTTCCTGACGGGAACTCATATCAGCGTTCCCGCGTTGACTGGTTCGATCATGTGCGTTGGCGTCGCGACAGCCAATTCCATTCTGGTTGTCAGCTTTGCGAAGGAGCAGATGGAAGCCGGCATGAATTCGACGCAGGCGGCGTTATCTGCCGGGTTTACGCGATTCCGCCCTGTCATTATGACTGCCTTGGCGATGATCATCGGCATGGTCCCGATGGCTCTCGGCCTGGGTGACGGAGGAGAGCAGAACGCTCCGCTTGGACGTGCTGTCATTGGTGGTCTCCTGCTGGCTACCTTTGGGACGCTGACTTTTGTGCCGACGTTCTTTGCATTGATGCATCGCAATGATCCGCCGTTGACGACAGTGCAGGACAACGGCGCAAGCGAGGATTATCTATGA